CTCAGGCCTGCTCGGACTGCTGCGCGACTGCCTCAGCGCGCTGCCCGCCATGCTGCGACTGCTCAGCCGGCACCGCTTCGAAGCGGTCTACGTGAGCACGGTCACCCTTCCGCTGTGGCCGCCGATGGCCAGGTTGTTCGGAAGACGAGTGGTCGCGCACGTGCACGAGGCCGAGGACGCCGTGCCGAGGCCGATACGGGTGGGCATCGCTCTGCCGCTGCTGTGCTGCCACGTGGTGGTGGCCAACAGCGCCGCGGCGCGGGAGGTGCTGCTCGGAGCCGTTCCACGCCTTCGCGAACGCGTACTGGTCGTCCGCAACGGCGTCCACGGTCCCGCCACCCCACCGGAGGAGCCCCCCGCGACTTCGGGAAGCACCGGGCTGGTGCTGGTGGGCAGGATCTCGCCCCGCAAGGGGACCGACACGGCGGTACGCGCCGTCGCGCTGCTCCGCGAGCGCGGACGAGCGATCACACTGGACCTGGTCGGATCGGTGTTCGCGGGCTACGAATGGTTCGAGCGCGAGCTGGAAGAGCTGGTCCGCGAGCACCGTCTCGAGGAAGTCGTCCGCTCGCACGGGTTCGACGACGACGTCTGGAGCCACTACGCCGCCGCCGACGTGGTTCTCGTTCCCTCCCGGATGGAGCCGTTCGGCAACACCGCGGTGGAGGCGCAACTGGCGATGCGGCCGGTCGTGGTCACCGACGCCCAGGGGCTGCCCGAAACGGTCGACGGCGGCCGGAGGGGCTCGGTGGTTCCCGCCGACGACCCGCACTCGCTCGCGGATCGGATCGAGGAGCTGCTCGACGACTGGGAAGAGGCCCGGCGCAGGGCCCGGCACGCCCGCTCGGAGGCCGCGAGGTTGTTCGCTCCGGAGCACTACCGGAGATCGATCCGGGAGCTGTTCGAGACCTCCAAGAGCCGATGAGCACCACCCCGGAGCTTCGCTGCCCCGGGCCGACCAGTTACGCCAACCGAGTCCCCGGGCCCCAACGCAGGCGCTTCGAGCCCACGCAGTCGGCACCGCCGCGGGTTCTCGTGTCGCACGAGGGGAACTCTTCGCGCGAAACTGCGCACCTCGAGGCGCCGACTCACGTGCAGGCTGAGCGACCACCCACGCGAAGCGCCGTTGTGAACCAGCCCTGCTCAGTCAGTACGCACCTTCCCTCCCCAGCACTGCCCGCACGGTCTTCCAGAGAATCATCATGTCCAGGGTCAACGACCAGTTCTCCACGTAGCGCAGGTCCAGCCTGACGCTCTCCCCCAGGAGAGATCACTGCGCCCGCTCACCTGCCACAGGCCGGTCATTCCCGGGCGGACCATGAACCGCCGGTGCACTTCGGGCTCGTAGGAGGCCGTCTCGTCCGGCAGCGGGGGACGCGGCCCCACCAACGACATCTCACCGCGAACGACGTTGACGAGCTGCGGGAGTTCGTCCATCGAGTAGCCGCGCAGCAGCGGACCGATCCTGGTCGTCCGAGGGTCCCGGCGCGCTTTGAACAAAGGCCCTGCTCCCTCGTCGGCGGTGAGGTGGTCCGCAGGGACTCGGCTTCGGTGACCATGGTGCGGAACTTCAGCATCACGAACGGTTCCCCGTTGTGCCCGACTCTGCGCTGCCGGTAGAGCACGGGCCCGCCGCTGTCCAGTTTGATCGCGCCTGCGACGAGCAGCAGCAACGGGGACAGCGACAGCAACAGCAACAACGCGCCCAGCCTGTCCATCAGGGACTTGACCAGCAGTCGCGGCCCGGTGAAGACGGGCTCGCTCAGTCGGAGCAGCGGCATGCCGAGCACTTCGGAGACGTGCACCCTGGGTCCGGCGACGTCCATGAGCACGG
The sequence above is a segment of the Actinopolyspora saharensis genome. Coding sequences within it:
- a CDS encoding glycosyltransferase family 4 protein, with product MLRKSALRPSGLLGLLRDCLSALPAMLRLLSRHRFEAVYVSTVTLPLWPPMARLFGRRVVAHVHEAEDAVPRPIRVGIALPLLCCHVVVANSAAAREVLLGAVPRLRERVLVVRNGVHGPATPPEEPPATSGSTGLVLVGRISPRKGTDTAVRAVALLRERGRAITLDLVGSVFAGYEWFERELEELVREHRLEEVVRSHGFDDDVWSHYAAADVVLVPSRMEPFGNTAVEAQLAMRPVVVTDAQGLPETVDGGRRGSVVPADDPHSLADRIEELLDDWEEARRRARHARSEAARLFAPEHYRRSIRELFETSKSR